The DNA sequence GCCAGCAACATCGCCCCAAATCCAGTCGCTCCAGCGGGACCAAAGGCGTGGGCTTTGTCCTTGAGGGCGTTGCCGGCAATGTCCAGATGTGCCCAGGGCCGCGTCACGAATTGCTGCAAAAAGAGCGCCGCCTTGACGCTGCCGCCAGCCGGCACCATATCGCTATTCTTCAAGTCGGCGATGCCAGAGCGGTAGCTCTCCAAGTAAGGTGCGTGCAGCGGCAATGGCCAGACCGGCTCTTGGGCGGTTTGTGCCGCGTCCTGCACCGCTCGGGTCAGGGCTGGGTTATCGCTGAACAGGGCTGCCACATCCTCGCCCAGTGCCGTGACCTTAGCGCCGGTCAGGGTGGCGATGTCGATGATCTCGTCGGCCCCTTCCTGGGAGGCTAGGGTCAAGGCGTCTGCCAGGATCAGACGGCCCTCGGCGTCGGTGTTGGTGACTTCAACCCGCTGGCCGTTCAGCGCCCGGTAGATATCGCCGGGGCGCATGGCCGTTCCTGAGACGGCATTGTCGGTGGCGGCGATGTAAGCGCGAACTTCGTGCTGGGGGCGCAGGGCGGCCACGATCTGCATCGCGCCCAAGACCGCTGCCGCGCCGCCCATGTCGCCTTTCATGCCGTACATCCCGCCAGCGGTCTTGAGACTGTAGCCACCAGTGTCGAACATCACGCCTTTGCCCACCAGGGCCGT is a window from the Deinococcus detaillensis genome containing:
- a CDS encoding leucyl aminopeptidase family protein, whose product is AVRENTLDEILTPDSRQTLSAAADRLLPDLKAGQLEVVRLGQRDVALATLPTTAAEARALGVAAARTAEKLKARSVGVMGLGAELASEMALGVQLGNYRFSRYKPEEAPALEQLSMDNLSDDGAQRVSALASGVRLARDLVNTPYNDLPATAFAEVARKVAQESQLEIEVWGQAECQQKGMGLFVAVGQGSAHEPQFLKLTYRPEGTGNHAPKRITALVGKGVMFDTGGYSLKTAGGMYGMKGDMGGAAAVLGAMQIVAALRPQHEVRAYIAATDNAVSGTAMRPGDIYRALNGQRVEVTNTDAEGRLILADALTLASQEGADEIIDIATLTGAKVTALGEDVAALFSDNPALTRAVQDAAQTAQEPVWPLPLHAPYLESYRSGIADLKNSDMVPAGGSVKAALFLQQFVTRPWAHLDIAGNALKDKAHAFGPAGATGFGAMLLA